In Eupeodes corollae chromosome 3, idEupCoro1.1, whole genome shotgun sequence, a single genomic region encodes these proteins:
- the LOC129950950 gene encoding transcription factor ces-2 produces MCNSAVHRSFDGIVDPFSFSTFHLLRTCNRLMLPSEVQNYYTIMKDTNNFPHNSPLKSPSISIDPKDLPPQPPDILNQNLGSMFTQKLSENEKLPISLQPVLNIVTSTENCSPLGYEYGSPTEYPLTELNRSGVFSSFLQRRPRGEKRPIPEEQKDEKYYERRKRNNEAAKKSRDARKIREDRIAFRAALLEQENSILRAQIAALRNELHSVREMLQMDRAAGKM; encoded by the exons ATGTGTAACAGTGCAGTGCATCGATCATTTGATGGGATTGTCGATCCGTTTTCCTTTTCAACCTTTCATTTGTTAAGAACGTGTAACCGGTTAATGCTTCCCTCAG AAGTTCAAAATTACTACACTATTATGAAAGACACCAATAATTTCCCACACAACAGCCCATTGAAATCACCTTCAATTTCAATTGATCCGAAGGATCTACCACCTCAGCCACCTGATATACTTAACCAGAATTTAGGATCAATGTTTACGCAAAAATTATCCGAAAATGAGAAGCTTCCCATTTCTTTACAGCCAGTTCTAAATATAGTCACAAGCACAGAGAACTGCTCGCCTCTAGGATATGAATATGGATCCCCAACGGAATATCCTTTGACCGAGCTCAACCGGTCAGGTGTGTTCTCGTCATTTTTGCAAAGGAGACCTCGGGGAGAAAAAAGACCGATACCAGAAGAACAAAAAGacgaaaaatattatgaacGTCGGAAACGTAACAACGAAGCAGCTAAAAAATCTCGGGACGCACGAAAAATACGTGAAGATAGGATTGCTTTTCGAGCAGCGTTATTGGAACAAGAAAACTCAATTTTGCGAGCACAAATAGCTGCTTTGAGAAATGAATTACATTCCGTACGAGAAATGTTGCAAATGGATCGGGCAGCAGGCAAAATGTGA